The window tttattgtcatcatgtatttttatgtattatattttgatatatttagatttataaatacttataaaatgatgttattcaaacgactttaaacattatctaattctcgttattatatttttcattattagtcacctacgtgcatcgcacgtgtaCATTCCTAGTgctaaaaaataaaagagtttAAAACAAAGACTGGACCTAGAACATGGAATGAAGGacataaaattgtatttgaaTTCAAGGATTTGAAGGTAAAGCCAGCATGTCTCACTAGCCTGCATTTCTACtgaaatccaaatccaaatcctcTAACCACAATacttaaaaagaaaatgataagtccaaactaaattctaaatatatatatttacgaTGTAAATACCACCTTGATATCAAGTGCTAACTAATTTTAACGTGATGACATGCTTTTCTATTTGATACATTTAAGATACTACACAGACATATCTCCAACAgtaataatttaaatacatataCAAGATAATGAACCCACTTCAAGAAAGATAATTACACTGTAACTGAACAGCCAACCAATAATATATAGTTATTCATAACTGCATCCATCTACAGTACAAGTACAAGGAAGTCCTAAATAGAAATGTCACTACagttaatttaaatacatatacatgatAATGAATACACATCAGTAAAAATGATTACACAGTAACAGCCTGTGAGAGGAATGAAGAGAGAAGCCTACAGTTATCGTGTGAAATTTCTACTCCCGGTCAGAAAAAACCTTGACAACGACACCAGGAATTGAGAAGTTGAATGGTGAAAATAAAAAGGTATTACCTTTATGTAATCTACTATGTACCCATCGCTAACAGACTACAGAAATTATTCACTCTTTGATCTCTGGGGAGAAGCCACTCATATGTACAGATGATACTAGCCGGTGTAAATGTTTGTTTATCCCTTTAAAAACCTTCGTGTGAGTTCATAAAACTACTTGGACTTCATTTTGTGATGAGTAGCTTTCCAACCTCTAggctgtaaaaaaaaaaaaccacgaGTGAAAATTAACGTCAGATAGCCCAACGTCTACTTGGTCATTCGAATGGGTATAGGCGTCAGCTAAAAATATTTGGAGGAGCAATCGTCCATCAGATGAAAATCCAGTAGGGTGCTTGCATGCCAACATAAAAGTTTTTTGGTGGGGTGTGTTGAGTGACTAACCCCTCCAGTGAAACAAGTATGAAAAAATGATGGCATTTCACGGAACGACTTACAGTTGTTTGAGCTTCAGAAGTCCATTGGTTGggacatttttcttcacacTGTGCTTTTATGGAAGCATGTGGCAATTTTTGGATGAATTCCATGCTATGATTATAGATGCTGTCATAAAATCCATTTGAGACAAGTTCAAAATGTAAGGTTATTGACAAAGATCCAAAAAGAGTAGAAATAAATCCAGGAACGGAAAAGGTATGTACACAAGTTAATCTGCATAAAGAGAAATAACAAATCAGTTGTAGGCTACCCTAAAAGCTCGAGCTATTTCGACTCAACTCACctataaaaataatcaaacaccaaCAAAGAAGAAGTTATTGTAGCAATAGAAATTCATTAATCGTACACGGGAAACTTTCTCCACGTGACTTTAAGATGACATATGTCCATTATCATAATAACTTCTTTGCTTAGTTGTATAAGAATGCACTAAAAAACACAAGTATCCAGATTAAGACAAATCCATTCGACTACATCATTTACGGTGTCTAAAGCCAAGTCAAACTTTCAAGGTGATTTACGCCCCTCCCACGTATGGCTAGAATGCCTAGTAAATGATACTTATAGGCTCCTTTAAAGAATACTTGCTTTATTTTAACCTTCTCCCCCACACACGCCACTATCTCAATGGTGTTTCAGCTTTTATTTTGACCAAGAGAATGAGCCATAAGAACGAACCACTCTCCACATTAGTCATTCATTCACATCACCTTTTGACACAAAGTTAAGATGACACTTTTCTGTGGCCATCATCATTATCCAAATTTGTTGCTGTCTTTGAATGGACTATTATGGGATCTAAATCCGGTAAGTGTATCCACCTTCCACGACATTCATAACTTTCAGAAGGCCATTAAGGTACTGTCCACAAACTGCGCAACCAACTTGTTTATAACTGGAAATAGCTGATAGCCAATACACTGAAATCATACCTTAGGCGATGTCTGTTGCATATAGTGAAGAAGGCCACTAAACCGTTGAGAATACTTCGCAGAGCACgaaaaatctgaaatgaaaaaaaaaatagatgattAAGCAAACATACATGTGACTGTAATTAGCTGGTGAAATTTTACAATAAACATTGAAACCTGGGAGAAAAGGTCATTCCAGAGAGAACGGAACATTGAAACCTCATATGAGCTAACTGTTGACTCAACACCTCCGCTAAACTGAAAGATGCTGCTCACAAACAGCCATAGATCGCCAACCATTTCATACATACATGTACATAACACCGTCAAAAGGCTACAGAATCCAAGAACCAGCCGAAATGGAGTATAAAGTATTTCCCCCAAAATCCAGAAAATAGGGTATAGAATAGATGTTGCTGCAATCAATACAatgcataaaaaataagtaataCAATATACAAAAAATAAGATATCAAACACAATCAGACACTGCATCCAAAAGGAATATTTATGACATGTTTGTCTCAAGAGTCAAGTCAGTCGGTTTACTTACCAACAGTCCATAGAATCACTACGAGATACCATATTGGAAGCAGTAGAATATCTATAATATCACCAATCATGGTGAAAGAAGACTCAACAACCATCCAAGTTATGGAGAAGGTACTCTCCGCCAGTTCTACAAGCACACTCCAGAGAGGAAGGAATAAATCCAAGAACTCAGAAAAAGGTCCAGTCATCGGTTCTGTGAAAACAGAAAGAAATGACCGTACAGCTCGCATAACCATTAGAAACCACTTAACGGCCTTctgaaaattatgaaaaaataacaTTGTTCCCAAGTACTTAATTCTTGAAATCATTTCCCATGTTTCAATCCAATCAAAAAGAGGTCCAAACAAATGAGATGCTGTTGTTTTAAGCAGAGGCACATTTTTGTACAAATCGTAGAATCCAATTAGGACAGTGACAATTGAGATCAGCACATAAAAAGCTCTAGCCAAAGGACACATCCATGGCCGATAAAGATGGCAAAACACTGGGTAAGACTGAAGAAAGAGTACCCAAGTTGGAAGTCCTGATTCAAGTAGAGTAAGTAACCGCAAATCCGACATAATTATCTCCTTTAGCTTGAAAGGGAGATCATGATCATTGAACCGAAGCAAAATCAACACATCCCTGTAAATGGTAGGCCCGTTAATCTCTTCATGGTCACTTTCATCAGATGTCTGGGAGTATATTTCCACAGTTTCAGCATCTGCTTCTTCAGAATATATATTGTACTCAGTGTCAAAAAGGATGGACTTCATTACTTTCCTTCGTTTGTAAGGGCCATCGGGAGGAGGGGGTGTACGTAATCTGTTGGTGTTATTGTCTGTTGTTGCTGGATAAACGCTGAAACTGCTACTTGAACTGCAGGGAGATTCATCCCCAGCACACCTAATATCACCAATACTGCCATCAATATCAGCCTTGGTAGTCCTTGGAAAACTTTCTTGAGCATCATGGAAAACCTCCCCTGCAACAATCTTGAATTCAGTAAAACTTAAAAAGATAATGTGCAATccagaaaaaattaaaagttatgtGAATTACAAAGCCATAACTGAGCAGTCAAA of the Primulina huaijiensis isolate GDHJ02 chromosome 1, ASM1229523v2, whole genome shotgun sequence genome contains:
- the LOC140976461 gene encoding uncharacterized protein isoform X1 codes for the protein MEKDDDNGRCIFPLTNLQIGDLQSYLSHLSLFLAPESRKVYILVDNRPWLKDLASKPTHLWQLMVTKSRLSPFANTRGRKEKKMIGELLESPTSSTSNTGKSRNFKRWFSLINTVTQSQKRAMLPVKKLRNSLIANSKLHRTLYGFIVFEVSWSDIRGINYLNELQTDTSLALEAKMMRRWEFDSIAQAVKCVSSWFQGTRSEQILLNDYLDAASGEVFHDAQESFPRTTKADIDGSIGDIRCAGDESPCSSSSSFSVYPATTDNNTNRLRTPPPPDGPYKRRKVMKSILFDTEYNIYSEEADAETVEIYSQTSDESDHEEINGPTIYRDVLILLRFNDHDLPFKLKEIIMSDLRLLTLLESGLPTWVLFLQSYPVFCHLYRPWMCPLARAFYVLISIVTVLIGFYDLYKNVPLLKTTASHLFGPLFDWIETWEMISRIKYLGTMLFFHNFQKAVKWFLMVMRAVRSFLSVFTEPMTGPFSEFLDLFLPLWSVLVELAESTFSITWMVVESSFTMIGDIIDILLLPIWYLVVILWTVATSILYPIFWILGEILYTPFRLVLGFCSLLTVLCTCMYEMVGDLWLFVSSIFQFSGGVESTVSSYEVSMFRSLWNDLFSQIFRALRSILNGLVAFFTICNRHRLSIYNHSMEFIQKLPHASIKAQCEEKCPNQWTSEAQTTPRGWKATHHKMKSK
- the LOC140976461 gene encoding uncharacterized protein isoform X3; amino-acid sequence: MIGELLESPTSSTSNTGKSRNFKRWFSLINTVTQSQKRAMLPVKKLRNSLIANSKLHRTLYGFIVFEVSWSDIRGINYLNELQTDTSLALEAKMMRRWEFDSIAQAVKCVSSWFQGTRSEQILLNDYLDAASGEVFHDAQESFPRTTKADIDGSIGDIRCAGDESPCSSSSSFSVYPATTDNNTNRLRTPPPPDGPYKRRKVMKSILFDTEYNIYSEEADAETVEIYSQTSDESDHEEINGPTIYRDVLILLRFNDHDLPFKLKEIIMSDLRLLTLLESGLPTWVLFLQSYPVFCHLYRPWMCPLARAFYVLISIVTVLIGFYDLYKNVPLLKTTASHLFGPLFDWIETWEMISRIKYLGTMLFFHNFQKAVKWFLMVMRAVRSFLSVFTEPMTGPFSEFLDLFLPLWSVLVELAESTFSITWMVVESSFTMIGDIIDILLLPIWYLVVILWTVATSILYPIFWILGEILYTPFRLVLGFCSLLTVLCTCMYEMVGDLWLFVSSIFQFSGGVESTVSSYEVSMFRSLWNDLFSQIFRALRSILNGLVAFFTICNRHRLSIYNHSMEFIQKLPHASIKAQCEEKCPNQWTSEAQTTPRGWKATHHKMKSK
- the LOC140976461 gene encoding uncharacterized protein isoform X2, with product MVTKSRLSPFANTRGRKEKKMIGELLESPTSSTSNTGKSRNFKRWFSLINTVTQSQKRAMLPVKKLRNSLIANSKLHRTLYGFIVFEVSWSDIRGINYLNELQTDTSLALEAKMMRRWEFDSIAQAVKCVSSWFQGTRSEQILLNDYLDAASGEVFHDAQESFPRTTKADIDGSIGDIRCAGDESPCSSSSSFSVYPATTDNNTNRLRTPPPPDGPYKRRKVMKSILFDTEYNIYSEEADAETVEIYSQTSDESDHEEINGPTIYRDVLILLRFNDHDLPFKLKEIIMSDLRLLTLLESGLPTWVLFLQSYPVFCHLYRPWMCPLARAFYVLISIVTVLIGFYDLYKNVPLLKTTASHLFGPLFDWIETWEMISRIKYLGTMLFFHNFQKAVKWFLMVMRAVRSFLSVFTEPMTGPFSEFLDLFLPLWSVLVELAESTFSITWMVVESSFTMIGDIIDILLLPIWYLVVILWTVATSILYPIFWILGEILYTPFRLVLGFCSLLTVLCTCMYEMVGDLWLFVSSIFQFSGGVESTVSSYEVSMFRSLWNDLFSQIFRALRSILNGLVAFFTICNRHRLSIYNHSMEFIQKLPHASIKAQCEEKCPNQWTSEAQTTPRGWKATHHKMKSK